A DNA window from Syntrophobacterales bacterium contains the following coding sequences:
- a CDS encoding hydrolase yields MLTKENCVLVVIDFQGNLAQAMDNKQDLFSNVQKLIRGVQALEIPVLATEQIPAKLGATIPEIAQHLTGAKIIAKEGFSCWKNESFKKELTALNRKQILISGIEAHICVYQTAMELVEAGYEVQVVADAISSRTPQNRITGIQKMAAGGVGITSTEMALFELLKTAADPKARQIFQIVK; encoded by the coding sequence ATGTTGACAAAAGAAAACTGCGTTTTAGTGGTTATCGATTTTCAGGGGAATCTGGCCCAGGCCATGGATAATAAACAGGATCTTTTCAGCAATGTGCAGAAGTTGATCAGGGGGGTGCAAGCCCTGGAAATTCCCGTTCTGGCGACCGAGCAAATCCCCGCGAAGCTTGGCGCCACCATTCCGGAAATCGCCCAGCATTTAACCGGCGCCAAGATTATCGCCAAGGAGGGTTTCAGTTGCTGGAAGAACGAATCTTTTAAAAAGGAACTGACAGCTTTGAACCGCAAACAAATATTGATCAGCGGCATTGAAGCCCACATTTGTGTTTACCAGACTGCAATGGAGCTGGTTGAAGCCGGCTATGAAGTGCAGGTGGTTGCCGATGCAATCTCCTCGAGAACTCCGCAAAACAGGATAACCGGAATTCAGAAAATGGCCGCGGGCGGCGTGGGCATTACCAGCACGGAGATGGCGCTCTTTGAATTGCTGAAAACGGCGGCTGATCCCAAGGCCAGGCAAATATTTCAGATTGTCAAATAA
- a CDS encoding ABC transporter substrate-binding protein, translating into MVKRFLCFIILPVVFSLIFLPSSQGAAKGEVLKKNKKGEAVVRLGMLPIIDNLPFWVAQNRGYFQDEGLAAELIYFPSAVERDSAFTARRIDAAIGDLLAVAALHDAGIKLKAVSVAMGAKAGESRFAVLSAPDSKIRTPEQLKNVEIAVSLNSIIEYSTDRLLQHKGLKSDEIKKISVPKMPVRLESLLQGTLQAATLPDPLATLAIIKGAHVIADTMNDNVSKTVIIVRENLLADNLPAVKKLIAVYGRAIADINANPSGFNELLAKQARVPLEVLESTAVKMPLKFSSPQLPSRNDVLDVLAWMKERNLLKKPIKYEDLVAEAARQ; encoded by the coding sequence ATGGTAAAAAGGTTTTTATGTTTCATCATCCTGCCGGTCGTTTTTTCGCTGATTTTTCTGCCTTCGTCCCAAGGTGCAGCAAAAGGGGAGGTGCTGAAGAAAAATAAAAAAGGGGAAGCCGTTGTAAGATTGGGGATGCTCCCGATTATCGACAATTTGCCCTTCTGGGTTGCCCAAAATAGGGGATATTTCCAGGATGAAGGACTTGCCGCCGAGCTGATCTATTTCCCCAGCGCGGTGGAACGGGACAGCGCCTTTACTGCCCGCCGGATTGATGCGGCGATTGGAGATTTGCTTGCCGTTGCGGCCCTGCACGACGCGGGAATCAAGCTGAAGGCGGTGAGCGTTGCGATGGGCGCAAAGGCAGGCGAGAGTAGATTTGCCGTGTTGTCGGCGCCTGATTCCAAAATCCGCACGCCGGAACAGCTCAAAAACGTTGAAATTGCCGTATCCCTCAATTCCATTATTGAATACTCGACCGATCGGCTTCTCCAGCATAAGGGTTTAAAATCTGACGAGATTAAAAAGATTTCGGTTCCGAAGATGCCGGTTCGCCTGGAGTCGTTGCTGCAGGGGACGTTGCAGGCCGCCACTCTCCCCGATCCACTGGCAACTTTGGCGATCATCAAAGGCGCCCATGTCATCGCCGATACGATGAACGATAATGTTTCTAAAACCGTTATCATCGTCAGGGAGAATCTGCTCGCGGACAACCTGCCGGCGGTAAAAAAGCTGATCGCCGTTTATGGACGAGCCATTGCCGATATCAATGCCAATCCCTCCGGATTTAACGAGCTTCTGGCGAAGCAGGCGAGAGTCCCGTTGGAGGTTCTTGAAAGTACGGCGGTAAAAATGCCGCTGAAGTTCTCCTCCCCGCAATTGCCCTCCAGAAATGACGTTCTTGATGTGTTAGCCTGGATGAAGGAGCGCAATCTTTTAAAAAAACCGATTAAGTATGAAGATTTGGTTGCCGAAGCGGCAAGGCAATAA
- a CDS encoding ABC transporter ATP-binding protein has translation MENEGASVAVENLSFFYAGNGGRVEALRNVSFSAKKGDICTIIGPSASGKSTLLYILAGLLPFATGGVLINGKRPFPGQRTTSLILQNFGLLPWKTIWDNVTLGLVIRRLSKSEIREKGEKILMEMGLAGLSERYPAELSGGQQQRVAIARSLATAPELLLMDEPFSSLDALTRESMQEVLQNILQTRGLTVMLVTHSIEEAAFLGHRIIVLTGHPGTVYRIFDNPRAGSPNYRKTDDFFHLATQLRGAMEFVQSAAPLS, from the coding sequence ATGGAAAATGAAGGCGCTTCGGTAGCGGTTGAGAATCTTTCCTTTTTTTACGCAGGCAACGGCGGCAGGGTCGAAGCTCTGCGAAATGTCTCCTTTTCGGCAAAAAAGGGGGATATCTGTACCATCATCGGTCCCTCCGCCTCCGGTAAATCCACCCTGCTTTATATCCTGGCTGGTTTGCTGCCTTTTGCGACGGGCGGCGTTCTGATAAACGGCAAGCGCCCTTTTCCCGGACAGCGCACGACCTCGTTAATTCTTCAAAATTTCGGGCTTTTGCCCTGGAAAACGATCTGGGATAATGTAACCCTCGGGCTTGTCATAAGAAGACTGTCAAAAAGCGAAATACGTGAAAAGGGCGAGAAAATATTGATGGAGATGGGACTTGCGGGATTATCGGAACGTTATCCCGCCGAGCTTAGCGGCGGCCAGCAGCAGCGGGTGGCGATTGCCCGTTCCCTGGCGACGGCGCCGGAGCTTTTGCTTATGGACGAGCCATTTTCATCACTGGACGCCCTGACCCGGGAGTCGATGCAGGAGGTATTACAGAATATTTTGCAGACCAGGGGTCTGACAGTCATGCTTGTCACTCACAGCATCGAAGAGGCGGCCTTTCTGGGGCATCGGATAATCGTGCTTACCGGTCATCCGGGCACCGTTTATCGAATCTTTGACAACCCTCGGGCAGGCTCTCCGAATTACCGTAAAACCGATGATTTTTTTCATTTAGCGACTCAATTGCGGGGTGCGATGGAGTTTGTGCAGTCTGCCGCGCCGCTTTCTTAA